The following proteins are co-located in the Candidatus Methanogranum gryphiswaldense genome:
- a CDS encoding ABC transporter permease: MEFKYDKHNKYHRFTRTVLITVVSLVAFVIVWWEISILAHTPAIPTPVQTLDALIDLIQNGDTMTGISLRTYVESSMGTFVKGFLLALVVAVPLGLVLGTFKVLNELANPIIEIMRPIAPIAWAPIFMLAINYEIGPMLVVFVGIFFPLLTSVVFGVKKMDPLLVDAAKTLGASQSQIFLKVLIPSTVPYIMNGIKVGLGIGWMCIVAAELYATPLGGIGFYLAEQATAGYWPGAYAAIVVIAILGLLTTGVADYIHRFVSKRMGIDV, encoded by the coding sequence ATGGAATTCAAATACGACAAGCACAACAAATATCACAGGTTCACAAGGACCGTATTGATAACAGTAGTTTCCTTGGTCGCATTTGTAATAGTATGGTGGGAGATATCCATATTGGCCCACACTCCCGCCATACCAACCCCAGTACAGACGTTGGATGCGCTTATAGATCTGATTCAGAACGGCGATACCATGACAGGTATCTCCTTGAGAACGTATGTTGAATCAAGTATGGGAACATTCGTTAAGGGATTCCTTTTAGCATTGGTCGTCGCAGTACCTTTGGGACTGGTTCTTGGAACATTCAAGGTTTTGAATGAATTGGCTAATCCGATCATTGAGATAATGAGGCCAATAGCGCCAATTGCATGGGCGCCCATATTCATGCTCGCCATCAACTATGAGATAGGCCCCATGTTAGTGGTTTTTGTAGGTATATTCTTCCCATTGCTGACGAGTGTTGTTTTCGGTGTTAAAAAAATGGACCCTCTTCTAGTGGACGCTGCAAAAACACTAGGCGCATCGCAATCTCAAATATTTTTGAAGGTGCTAATACCTTCCACAGTGCCTTACATCATGAATGGTATAAAAGTAGGTCTGGGAATAGGTTGGATGTGTATCGTGGCTGCAGAACTTTATGCAACCCCGCTTGGAGGGATAGGATTCTATCTTGCAGAACAGGCCACAGCCGGTTATTGGCCAGGCGCATACGCTGCCATCGTGGTGATCGCAATACTAGGATTGCTCACTACAGGTGTTGCAGATTATATTCACAGGTTCGTTTCCAAAAGAATGGGGATTGATGTCTAA